A window from Puniceicoccaceae bacterium encodes these proteins:
- a CDS encoding alpha-1,2-fucosyltransferase → MIVVQLKGGTGNQMFQYACGRALAHRTQSELQFDLSFLESKEHDELHVRREFSLDIFGITGPIYEGNIHRDLTWISEQKFTYDPEILPNHGNVLLDGYWQSEKYFAAIAEHIWKQFSVRDLSRLNPKLVRTFRDPSSICVNVRRGDFVNNERSRRFHGVLGSDYMEQGVEFLAESVKNPKIFVFSDDVDWCREELRFPYPTEVIGHEHAGPKFRDYLHYMSLFNSYVIPNSSFAWWAVWLSSFGRRDCRVVAPKRWFLDESYCFDDLIPPTWHRI, encoded by the coding sequence ATGATCGTTGTTCAGTTAAAGGGTGGAACGGGAAACCAAATGTTTCAATATGCCTGTGGACGCGCTCTGGCGCATCGAACCCAAAGTGAGTTACAGTTTGATCTTAGCTTTCTTGAAAGCAAGGAACACGATGAGCTGCATGTGCGACGGGAGTTTTCGCTGGATATTTTCGGAATTACGGGGCCGATCTATGAGGGTAATATTCATCGGGACCTCACTTGGATTTCGGAACAAAAGTTTACCTACGATCCAGAGATATTGCCGAATCACGGCAATGTGTTATTGGATGGATATTGGCAAAGTGAAAAGTATTTTGCTGCCATTGCAGAGCATATTTGGAAGCAATTTTCGGTTCGAGATCTGTCCCGATTGAACCCAAAACTGGTTCGAACCTTTCGAGACCCGAGTTCCATATGTGTGAATGTGCGTCGTGGTGATTTTGTGAATAACGAGCGGTCTCGTCGTTTTCATGGTGTTCTGGGGTCAGACTACATGGAACAGGGAGTGGAATTCCTTGCTGAATCAGTTAAAAATCCAAAGATATTCGTTTTTTCGGATGATGTTGACTGGTGTAGGGAAGAGCTGCGGTTTCCCTATCCAACCGAAGTGATCGGGCATGAGCATGCAGGGCCAAAGTTTAGGGATTACCTTCACTATATGTCTTTGTTTAATTCTTACGTCATTCCGAACAGTTCGTTTGCGTGGTGGGCCGTCTGGCTGAGTAGCTTTGGTCGAAGGGATTGCAGGGTTGTTGCGCCAAAACGGTGGTTTTTGGATGAGTCGTATTGTTTTGATGACCTGATTCCACCAACTTGGCATCGGATCTGA
- a CDS encoding ABC transporter ATP-binding protein, with the protein MSESEKEIVVSAAGLGKSYRIWKDPSARLKAPLVQGLRKFLGRGSDLVGGKGISAPIGRIFNKTTYYHDFCALKGVDLTLYRGDSIGIIGRNGSGKSTLLQLIAGTLTPSEGNVSTKGRLAALLELGAGFNDEFTGRENVYLNGAILGLSRLEIDERFDRICEFANIGEFIDQPIKTYSSGMRVRLAFAVQAEVDPDILIVDEALAVGDIRFTMKCIRRMRQLIEERNTTLLFVSHDLSSIVNFCKEVIWIHDGEIIRRGDPRTITVEYSNFMHYGEFVRKSSGNGLLKNESEVDEAGSSNAGVAESPPAVSTPSPVITDSMELPDSMNWVDLSEMVHDGNGDAVFLKAALYCPDHPDNNTLFRGGESIEIYLLVEVLKTQESPIICCDIYDMKGNLIYGVNSCFVDGKLEPMLEGNHYVYRFETNLRKLRNGDYVVLFGLSNGTYTEHVHVYGVPEALTFEVKSTDLSQRHHMVSFDGGAISVSAATPLTPA; encoded by the coding sequence ATGTCAGAATCAGAAAAAGAAATTGTGGTATCTGCCGCTGGATTAGGGAAATCCTATCGAATTTGGAAAGACCCCTCAGCACGCCTCAAGGCACCATTGGTGCAGGGATTACGGAAATTCCTGGGGCGTGGGAGTGACCTTGTTGGAGGCAAAGGCATATCAGCGCCAATCGGACGAATTTTTAACAAGACGACCTATTATCATGACTTTTGTGCGCTTAAAGGCGTAGATCTCACGTTATATCGAGGTGACAGCATAGGGATTATTGGTCGCAATGGTTCGGGCAAAAGCACCTTGTTGCAGCTCATTGCGGGAACATTGACTCCGTCAGAAGGAAACGTGTCGACAAAAGGGAGACTGGCGGCTCTCTTGGAACTGGGTGCAGGATTCAACGATGAGTTTACAGGTCGCGAAAATGTGTATCTAAACGGTGCGATTCTCGGACTTTCCCGACTTGAGATTGATGAGCGTTTTGATCGCATTTGCGAATTTGCTAACATCGGAGAATTCATCGATCAACCGATCAAAACTTACTCGAGCGGAATGCGGGTGCGGCTTGCATTTGCGGTGCAGGCTGAAGTGGATCCAGATATCCTGATTGTCGATGAGGCACTTGCAGTGGGAGATATTCGCTTTACGATGAAGTGTATTCGGCGAATGAGGCAGTTGATTGAGGAACGGAATACTACGTTGCTTTTTGTATCGCACGATTTGTCCAGCATTGTGAACTTTTGCAAGGAAGTGATTTGGATTCACGATGGTGAAATTATTCGAAGGGGTGATCCGCGGACTATCACTGTGGAATACTCCAATTTTATGCATTATGGTGAATTCGTGCGAAAGAGTTCGGGAAACGGATTGTTGAAGAACGAGTCGGAAGTGGATGAAGCAGGAAGTTCAAATGCCGGAGTTGCCGAATCTCCTCCCGCTGTATCTACGCCTTCACCTGTGATCACGGATTCTATGGAATTGCCTGACTCAATGAACTGGGTTGATCTTTCGGAGATGGTGCATGATGGAAATGGTGATGCAGTGTTCCTTAAAGCAGCCCTGTACTGTCCCGATCACCCTGATAACAACACTCTCTTTCGAGGAGGGGAATCGATTGAAATTTATTTGCTCGTTGAAGTGCTTAAGACTCAGGAATCTCCCATCATCTGTTGTGATATTTACGACATGAAGGGAAATCTCATCTATGGAGTCAATTCTTGTTTTGTGGATGGGAAACTCGAACCCATGCTTGAGGGAAATCATTATGTGTATCGTTTTGAAACCAATTTAAGAAAATTAAGAAATGGAGACTATGTAGTGCTGTTTGGGCTTTCGAATGGCACATATACCGAGCATGTACATGTTTATGGAGTTCCTGAAGCACTGACCTTTGAGGTGAAATCAACGGACCTCAGTCAGCGCCACCACATGGTATCATTCGATGGTGGTGCAATATCGGTTTCTGCTGCAACTCCCCTGACCCCAGCCTGA